A genomic window from Gossypium hirsutum isolate 1008001.06 chromosome D10, Gossypium_hirsutum_v2.1, whole genome shotgun sequence includes:
- the LOC107915285 gene encoding thioredoxin-like protein CITRX, chloroplastic, translating into MALLQIHTLPHQIPSLSPIVSSSKIHSQNSLFFSTTKVRPFSLSTQPRKLLCKPPLGKYVREDYLVKKMSSQEIEELVRGERRVPIIIDFYATWCGPCILMAQELEMLAVEYEKNAIIVKVDTDEEHQFAQDMQVRGLPTLFFISPDPNKEAIRTEGLIPIQMMRDILDNEM; encoded by the exons aTGGCTCTCCTCCAAATCCACACACTTCCTCACCAAATTCCTTCACTTTCACCCATtgtttcttcatcaaaaatccatTCCCAAAACTCACTCTTCTTCTCTACAACAAAGGTTAGACCTTTCTCACTTTCAACACAACCCAGAAAGCTGCTTTGCAAACCCCCACTTGGCAAATATGTCAGGGAAGATTATCTTGTG AAAAAGATGTCATCTCAAGAAATTGAGGAGCTAGTAAGAGGGGAGAGAAGAGTACCCATAATTATTGATTTCTATGCAACATGGTGTGGGCCTTGTATTTTGATGGCTCAAGAActtgaaatg CTAGCAGTGGAGTATGAGAAAAATGCAATTATTGTCAAAGTTGATACCGATGAAGAGCATCAATTTGCGCAAGATATGCAG GTTAGAGGGTTGCCTACTTTATTCTTCATCAGTCCTGATCCAAACAAAGAGGCAATCCGGACTGAAGGCCTTATTCCGATACAAATGATGCGCGATATTCTAGACAACGAGATGTGA